In the Bacillus shivajii genome, one interval contains:
- a CDS encoding bifunctional folylpolyglutamate synthase/dihydrofolate synthase: protein MFQTYEEALNYVEVKKGIGIVYDLDRMKKLMVQLRHPERRVKTIHVAGTNGKGSTVTYLQQILQQSSFFVGTFMTPAFGDPKNQIAINGEPMSEEEFVAGINNIYESVEEVEKETNQPFSFFEVMTTLALYYFSTQKPVDMAIIETGMGGKHDATNVITPLVSIITNVSNDHEQFLGDTIEEIAKQKAGIIKSGLPVMTAATDTALEVIKKEGAEKKATVYSVQERVEVNASVKNGKQMLSYQAPYRAMTDVELGMFGEYQAFNAALAMMTVDYLKQFYAVMVDDEQIINGLKNATIKGRFEYLSNEPVIIVDTAHNPAAIDAAIHALNQENPDATIDVLFGAMKDKNTEYMLNQLASIANELNVTTFESDRAKELEVYESFVGNHKKVNKINDLDAFLNEWRISHDKDRLLFITGSHYFVGQILESYE, encoded by the coding sequence ATGTTTCAAACATACGAAGAAGCTTTAAATTATGTTGAAGTAAAAAAGGGAATTGGAATCGTTTATGATCTAGATCGGATGAAGAAATTAATGGTTCAACTACGTCATCCTGAACGCAGGGTGAAAACGATCCATGTCGCTGGAACAAATGGGAAAGGTTCAACCGTTACATACTTACAACAAATTCTCCAGCAATCATCTTTCTTTGTTGGAACGTTTATGACGCCTGCTTTTGGCGATCCGAAAAATCAAATAGCAATTAATGGTGAGCCGATGTCAGAGGAAGAGTTTGTAGCAGGGATAAATAACATTTATGAATCAGTTGAGGAAGTAGAAAAAGAGACGAATCAACCTTTCAGCTTTTTTGAAGTTATGACGACATTAGCTCTTTATTATTTTTCTACCCAAAAGCCGGTTGATATGGCGATTATTGAAACAGGCATGGGAGGTAAACATGATGCGACAAATGTCATCACGCCACTCGTTTCAATTATTACGAATGTTTCGAATGACCATGAACAATTCTTAGGAGATACGATTGAGGAAATTGCCAAACAAAAAGCAGGGATTATAAAAAGTGGTTTACCAGTAATGACGGCTGCAACAGATACAGCGCTTGAGGTTATCAAAAAAGAAGGTGCTGAAAAAAAGGCAACTGTCTATTCTGTTCAAGAAAGAGTAGAAGTGAATGCAAGTGTTAAAAATGGAAAGCAAATGTTAAGTTATCAAGCTCCTTACCGAGCGATGACAGATGTAGAGTTAGGAATGTTTGGTGAATATCAAGCTTTCAATGCAGCTCTTGCGATGATGACCGTAGATTATTTAAAACAATTTTATGCAGTAATGGTAGATGATGAGCAAATTATTAATGGGTTGAAAAACGCCACAATAAAAGGTAGGTTTGAGTACCTTTCTAATGAGCCGGTCATCATTGTAGACACAGCTCATAATCCAGCAGCAATTGACGCAGCAATACATGCGTTAAACCAAGAAAATCCAGACGCTACAATTGATGTCCTATTTGGTGCAATGAAAGATAAAAACACGGAATACATGTTAAACCAGTTAGCAAGTATTGCAAATGAATTAAATGTAACAACCTTTGAATCAGACCGTGCAAAAGAGCTCGAAGTTTATGAGTCATTTGTTGGCAATCATAAAAAAGTAAATAAGATAAACGACCTAGATGCTTTTTTAAACGAATGGCGAATAAGTCATGACAAGGATCGTCTCTTATTCATTACTGGATCTCACTATTTTGTAGGACAAATATTAGAAAGTTATGAATG
- a CDS encoding ATP-grasp domain-containing protein, with protein MNRRNGWIIYNGNLATEKFMDYVNWFQHTANKQNVHVDAIANNDLIVSIESGIGNITVSNEAKNNVKRTKHNDYQPLIKTIEGEVVCPPDFIHFADKDMHLAKQLEAVGIRLFNPASAIERCDNKAHMHIALAQKGLPVPKTLVAPKVYDGVPLNNATHINIICETLGFPFILKEAYGSFGQQVYWIESKEAFIEQLIRLGATEYICQEPIHDSYGMDIRLNVVGDKVVTAMKRTSKTDFRANVTAGGKTEPYEPTEEERALAIKAAHAVDADFAGVDLLIGKDGPVLCEVNSNPHLRSIYECTGVDVAEYMVDYIKEKTKKPNIT; from the coding sequence ATGAACAGACGCAATGGCTGGATTATTTATAATGGCAACTTAGCCACTGAAAAGTTTATGGATTACGTAAATTGGTTTCAACATACAGCAAATAAACAAAACGTTCATGTTGACGCGATCGCTAATAATGACCTGATCGTCTCAATTGAAAGTGGTATTGGAAATATAACAGTAAGTAACGAAGCTAAAAATAATGTCAAACGAACCAAGCATAACGATTATCAACCGCTGATTAAGACTATTGAAGGAGAAGTAGTTTGTCCACCTGATTTTATCCACTTCGCTGATAAAGATATGCACTTGGCTAAACAACTAGAAGCAGTAGGAATTCGTTTATTCAACCCTGCAAGCGCAATTGAACGATGTGATAACAAAGCACATATGCATATCGCCTTAGCTCAAAAGGGATTACCTGTTCCGAAAACACTCGTTGCTCCAAAAGTTTATGATGGTGTTCCCCTTAATAATGCAACCCATATAAATATCATTTGTGAAACACTCGGTTTTCCATTTATTTTAAAAGAAGCATATGGATCTTTCGGTCAACAAGTATATTGGATTGAATCAAAAGAAGCTTTTATAGAACAACTGATACGCCTCGGAGCAACTGAATACATTTGCCAAGAACCGATTCATGATAGTTACGGTATGGACATTCGCCTTAACGTAGTTGGTGACAAAGTAGTGACGGCAATGAAACGAACATCAAAAACTGATTTTCGCGCAAACGTAACAGCAGGTGGTAAAACAGAACCGTATGAACCTACAGAGGAAGAAAGAGCTTTAGCCATAAAAGCAGCTCACGCCGTTGATGCTGACTTTGCAGGTGTCGACCTCCTAATAGGGAAAGATGGTCCAGTTCTATGTGAAGTAAATTCAAACCCGCACTTAAGAAGCATTTATGAGTGTACAGGGGTGGATGTCGCTGAATACATGGTTGATTATATAAAGGAAAAGACCAAGAAACCGAATATAACGTAA
- a CDS encoding ATP-grasp domain-containing protein, translating into MKKKHGLLIYREEDINRNEKFISLLIKASHNVHRPLTLISYEQLLIQVSGSSEFFTRAEMPLPAFIINRSVSPWLNELAEMNGIRSFNSSYISRIANDKRLSHSIMKRLRIPMLETLQITKQRLMENTPLPFPFVVKDPYGRGGTSVHFITNAAQLYETNTNLPNELIIQPVAKSPGKDVRVYVVGKQIVGAVLRESTNKDIRANISLGGQSSLYELSKKETAYIEQIIKHLKPDFVGLDFLFDEHGNVLFNEMEDAVGCRSLYMNSDIDIASIFMKYVASET; encoded by the coding sequence ATGAAGAAAAAGCACGGGCTACTGATTTATCGCGAAGAGGACATTAACCGAAATGAAAAATTTATTAGCTTGCTTATAAAGGCCAGCCACAACGTTCATCGACCATTGACACTCATTTCATACGAACAATTGTTGATTCAAGTTTCCGGATCAAGTGAATTTTTCACACGGGCCGAAATGCCACTTCCAGCTTTTATCATAAATCGATCTGTATCTCCTTGGTTAAATGAATTAGCGGAAATGAACGGCATTCGCTCGTTCAACTCTTCCTATATTTCAAGGATCGCAAATGATAAACGACTCTCTCATAGCATAATGAAGAGACTTAGAATACCCATGCTTGAAACCTTACAGATTACAAAACAACGACTAATGGAAAACACCCCTCTTCCCTTTCCTTTCGTTGTTAAAGATCCATACGGAAGAGGGGGGACAAGTGTTCATTTCATTACAAATGCCGCACAGTTATATGAAACAAACACCAACCTTCCCAACGAGTTGATCATTCAGCCCGTCGCCAAGTCACCTGGTAAGGATGTACGAGTTTATGTTGTTGGCAAACAAATCGTTGGGGCTGTTTTAAGAGAGTCAACAAACAAGGATATCCGTGCGAATATTTCATTAGGCGGTCAGTCTAGCTTATACGAACTATCAAAAAAAGAAACAGCTTATATAGAGCAAATCATTAAACACCTTAAGCCGGACTTTGTCGGCTTGGACTTCTTATTCGACGAACACGGAAACGTATTATTTAACGAAATGGAAGATGCCGTCGGTTGCCGTAGTTTATATATGAACAGTGACATTGATATTGCCTCTATTTTTATGAAATATGTGGCTAGTGAGACATAA
- a CDS encoding glycine betaine ABC transporter substrate-binding protein, giving the protein MFKKNMFLTVFTAIALLLAACGDDATDGEVGETDSSGDKGEIEIGLNNWAENIAISNMWKIILEEEGYDVTLTMSEKAPIWTGIASGGIDLSLEVWLPTTDEPFYEDHGDDLDMHEVWFEGTGLGLAVPEYFDIDSIDELNDRADEFDNRIVGIDAGASLTRITEEALEEYDLDLDFVVSSEPAMITELDTAYQEGEPVVVTLWNPHWAFSDFDIKYLEDPKGVYGEPEDIYYMSRLGFEDEYPEVIEWLNNWMMDDETLGELMSYINELGEEEGAEKWIDENRDMINEWLGKE; this is encoded by the coding sequence ATGTTTAAAAAGAATATGTTTTTAACAGTTTTCACTGCTATTGCATTACTACTTGCTGCTTGTGGTGATGATGCAACAGACGGTGAAGTAGGAGAAACAGATAGCTCAGGAGATAAGGGTGAAATTGAAATTGGTTTAAATAACTGGGCTGAAAACATTGCAATTAGTAACATGTGGAAGATTATCCTGGAAGAAGAAGGATATGATGTCACATTAACAATGTCTGAAAAAGCCCCAATTTGGACAGGTATTGCTAGTGGAGGAATTGACTTATCACTTGAAGTGTGGCTACCAACAACAGATGAGCCATTTTACGAAGATCACGGTGATGACCTTGACATGCATGAAGTATGGTTTGAAGGAACTGGTTTAGGACTTGCTGTTCCTGAGTATTTTGATATTGATAGTATTGATGAATTAAATGATCGTGCTGATGAATTTGACAATCGCATCGTCGGTATTGATGCTGGAGCAAGTTTAACTCGTATTACAGAAGAAGCGTTGGAAGAATATGATCTTGATCTTGATTTTGTTGTCAGCTCAGAGCCTGCGATGATTACTGAGCTAGATACTGCTTATCAAGAGGGAGAGCCAGTTGTTGTGACACTTTGGAACCCGCACTGGGCATTTTCTGATTTTGACATTAAGTACCTTGAAGATCCTAAAGGGGTTTATGGTGAACCTGAAGACATTTACTACATGTCACGTCTAGGGTTTGAAGATGAGTATCCAGAAGTCATTGAATGGCTAAATAATTGGATGATGGATGATGAAACACTTGGTGAGCTAATGTCTTACATTAACGAACTAGGTGAAGAAGAAGGCGCTGAAAAGTGGATTGATGAAAACCGTGACATGATCAACGAGTGGTTAGGAAAAGAATAA